Below is a genomic region from Synergistota bacterium.
TATCCTTGAAGCTCCGGAAAAACCCTGATAGGCTAAGTTGGCACAAATTAGACCCTCCATAGCAGCCTTAGCAGGATGCAGAGGCTTAGTCATAGCTCCATCAAGGTTAAACTGCCATAAACCAGACGCGCTTGTCCCAGCGTTTCCGATCGCAAAAGATACCTTTTGAGGATCCAAATTTAATAGCTTAGAACCGGCAACTGCCGATCCAAAGACTCCACATGTACCAGTGGGATGCCAGTACTTATAGTGGCTAAGCCCAAGACACTCTCCTACCCTTATTGAAACTTCATAACCCAAGACGATTGAAGTTATAAGATCCTTACCCGAGGAACCTAATCTTTCCGCTTGACTAAAAGCCGAAGATATCACTGGAGAAGCAGGATGATATATGGAACCCCTATGAACATCATCTATCTCAAGGATATGAGAGAAAAAGGCATTAGCAAAGGCAACCGATAGGAAGTTCCCCTTTATAGGAGGATAACTTAAAAATGTAGATCCCTTAAGATCACCCTCATAAAGCATCTTCAATACCCAAGAAGAGGGTGTAGCAAGGCTACCCCTAAAGCCAACACCTAACCAATCGAGAATAAGGCGCTTAGTCGCTTCAACGACGCTTTTAGGCAAATCCTCATAGCAAGTTTGACTAACAAACTCTCCTATCCTTTCAGAGATGGTCATGATCAGTCCCCCCTTTATTAAGGGTTAGGCTT
It encodes:
- a CDS encoding MmgE/PrpD family protein, translating into MTISERIGEFVSQTCYEDLPKSVVEATKRLILDWLGVGFRGSLATPSSWVLKMLYEGDLKGSTFLSYPPIKGNFLSVAFANAFFSHILEIDDVHRGSIYHPASPVISSAFSQAERLGSSGKDLITSIVLGYEVSIRVGECLGLSHYKYWHPTGTCGVFGSAVAGSKLLNLDPQKVSFAIGNAGTSASGLWQFNLDGAMTKPLHPAKAAMEGLICANLAYQGFSGASRIFEGEKGICKAMARDGFDLDKLTYGLGEKWKVEEVSFKPYPCCRHIHSPIYAAIEIYKRFKPNLDQVNRINVYTYKTAMETAHFKIPSSVEEARFSISYCVATALLFGKVDLDHFTPDSIKNEKVLSLIDKIKVIEHEEYTKAHPQKWGAKVEVLTENGENYSADTWFPKGDPENPMTDEEIEGKVRGLLSSMLPGEYLDELIKRVWSLEEISDLRLFF